The Phaeobacter porticola genome window below encodes:
- a CDS encoding site-specific DNA-methyltransferase, with the protein MEFDTTRNLFIEGDNLEALKLLQETYLGKVKMIYIDPPYNTGNDFVYDDDFAEGTAEFLAKSNQVDEAGNRLVANQTANGRFHSDWLSMIYARLKLARNLLSDDGMIFVSIDDNEQGNLRGLCDEVFGHENFVECFVWKKSYGGGPKEKYAVTQHEYILMYARSMADLSPFALPYDPKKVERYYSGRDEHFEKRGPYRLKPLEATKSMDARPNLVYEIPLADGEIVRPQRQWLWGRDRVLEALENNHVIVVRNKDRVTLNYKQYLRDEDGVERGEKPFSVIDGIYTQHGTADLSAHFPEAVVVQFPKPVALIKQFIQIALSSDPNAIILDFFAGSATTAEAVFSLPIEVQKNVQFILVQIPEDVPEGAPARKAGFQRITDISKERIRRAGAKILEGECHPDWNRDVGFRVLKIDSSNMADVYYTPDATTQADLLTRVDNIKPDRSPEDLLFQVLLDWGVDLTLPITRESVAGKTVFTVAGTALIACFDNGVDETLVKTLATRHPLRVVFKDTGFKDDATKINVKQIFKSLSPDTDVKAI; encoded by the coding sequence GTGGAGTTCGACACCACCCGGAATTTGTTCATCGAGGGCGATAATCTAGAGGCGCTGAAACTGCTGCAAGAGACCTATTTGGGCAAGGTCAAGATGATCTATATCGACCCGCCCTATAATACGGGGAATGATTTTGTCTATGACGATGACTTTGCCGAAGGCACGGCAGAGTTTCTGGCCAAGTCAAATCAGGTGGATGAGGCAGGCAATCGGCTGGTGGCAAACCAGACTGCCAATGGTCGGTTTCATTCGGACTGGCTTTCAATGATTTATGCTCGATTGAAGCTTGCAAGAAACCTCTTGTCTGATGATGGAATGATCTTTGTTAGTATTGATGACAACGAACAAGGCAACCTGCGCGGACTCTGCGATGAAGTTTTTGGGCACGAAAATTTCGTTGAGTGCTTTGTATGGAAGAAAAGCTATGGAGGGGGGCCGAAAGAAAAATATGCTGTGACGCAGCACGAATACATACTCATGTATGCGCGTAGTATGGCAGATCTATCGCCTTTTGCGTTGCCTTATGATCCTAAGAAGGTTGAACGATATTATAGTGGTCGTGATGAGCACTTTGAGAAACGGGGGCCGTATCGTCTAAAGCCACTCGAAGCAACCAAGAGCATGGATGCAAGGCCAAATTTGGTCTACGAAATTCCGCTTGCTGATGGTGAAATCGTTCGGCCACAGCGACAATGGCTCTGGGGCCGTGATCGTGTATTGGAAGCATTAGAAAACAACCATGTGATTGTTGTGCGCAACAAGGATCGAGTGACGCTAAACTATAAGCAATATCTACGTGATGAGGATGGCGTCGAAAGGGGGGAGAAGCCATTCAGTGTAATTGATGGCATTTATACCCAGCATGGAACAGCTGATCTTTCAGCTCATTTCCCTGAGGCAGTTGTCGTTCAGTTCCCTAAACCAGTTGCCCTGATAAAGCAGTTTATCCAAATAGCACTTTCCAGTGACCCAAATGCAATTATTCTCGATTTCTTTGCAGGAAGTGCGACAACGGCTGAGGCTGTCTTCTCATTGCCAATTGAAGTGCAGAAGAACGTTCAGTTTATCCTTGTGCAAATACCAGAGGACGTTCCAGAAGGAGCACCGGCGCGCAAGGCAGGATTTCAACGGATTACAGATATCTCCAAAGAACGCATCCGCCGCGCGGGGGCAAAAATCCTCGAAGGGGAGTGTCACCCCGACTGGAACCGCGATGTGGGCTTTCGCGTGCTGAAAATCGACAGCTCGAACATGGCCGATGTCTATTACACCCCCGACGCCACCACTCAGGCCGACCTGCTGACCCGCGTGGACAACATCAAACCCGACCGCAGCCCCGAAGACCTGCTGTTTCAGGTGCTGCTGGACTGGGGCGTTGACCTGACCCTGCCCATCACCCGCGAGAGCGTCGCGGGCAAGACCGTCTTCACCGTCGCCGGCACCGCCCTGATCGCCTGTTTCGACAACGGCGTGGATGAAACCCTCGTCAAAACCCTCGCCACCCGCCATCCCCTGCGCGTGGTGTTCAAGGACACAGGCTTCAAGGACGACGCGACAAAGATCAACGTCAAACAGATCTTCAAATCCCTGTCGCCCGACACAGACGTCAAAGCCATCTGA
- a CDS encoding DUF4391 domain-containing protein, with protein sequence MTLYQYPPQTALKRVIPKTRIYDGAAASTALRERFVREVDQITWAHKLAPETLNLPATPAVPEIQVFRITLKGDALHDDILRAMDRAIPFPLLFELVAGDRIQPAAAYKRPSEAERGKWVLSDPLRGEWTAHDAPRAPLPVAVNLGVLYERMLSALMPVAPVPGEDVESRLARLTAIRAKEREIAQLQSKLKRESQFNIKVTLHGQLAEAQAAIDHMKDPGKTGGGNHE encoded by the coding sequence ATGACGCTGTATCAATACCCGCCCCAAACTGCCTTGAAACGTGTGATCCCCAAGACCCGCATCTATGACGGGGCCGCCGCCAGCACGGCCCTGCGCGAGCGTTTCGTGCGCGAGGTGGATCAGATCACATGGGCGCACAAGCTCGCCCCCGAAACGCTGAACCTGCCCGCCACGCCTGCGGTGCCGGAAATTCAGGTGTTCCGTATTACGCTCAAGGGCGACGCGCTGCATGACGACATCCTGCGCGCCATGGATCGCGCCATTCCCTTCCCGCTGCTGTTCGAGCTGGTGGCGGGGGACCGCATCCAACCCGCCGCCGCCTATAAACGCCCGTCCGAGGCGGAGCGCGGCAAATGGGTGCTGTCCGATCCCTTGCGGGGGGAGTGGACCGCGCATGACGCCCCCCGCGCGCCCTTGCCGGTGGCGGTCAACCTGGGTGTGCTCTATGAGCGGATGCTGTCCGCGCTTATGCCGGTTGCGCCGGTGCCGGGCGAGGATGTGGAGAGCCGCCTTGCGCGACTGACGGCAATCAGGGCAAAAGAGCGTGAGATTGCGCAGCTTCAGTCGAAGTTGAAACGCGAAAGCCAGTTTAATATCAAAGTGACGCTGCACGGCCAATTGGCCGAGGCACAGGCGGCCATTGACCATATGAAAGACCCGGGAAAAACGGGCGGGGGAAACCATGAGTGA
- a CDS encoding helicase-related protein yields MRIVDNTTTLLGDDLKSELSGASKFRVAAACFSIYAFDALKTELSELKEFEFIFTTPTFTPNGAIDRIKKEKREFFIPKGRAAETLSGSEFEIQLRNKMTQRAVARECADWIRKKARFKSNVTSAPMQQFGHVQRSETGAAYMPLSGFTAVDLGYQRGDAVSSYTQVMDEPQFAQTYLNLFDQIWNDEEKLRDVTAEVLEHIESVYQENPAERVYFMILFNLFSDFLSEIDEDVLPKDRTGYLESLVWQKLFNFQRDAAVGVINKLETYNGCILADSVGLGKTFTALAVVKYYELRNKDVLVLCPKKLADNWRNYNANLTTNIFAKDRFRYDVLCHTDLSRTSGESFGMRLDRVNWGNYDLVVIDESHNFRNNDVYKDRETRYQRLMNQVIKAGVKTKVLMLSATPVNNRFTDLRNQLALAYEGHSDALSKNLKTKTSVEEIFRRAQTAFNVWSNLPPDQRTPASILRALDFDFFELLDAVTIARSRKHIETFYDTADIGKFPTRLKPLSHHLPITHRDDVIGFNEIFAQLSDLKMAVYAPVNYIQPSRLKKYEDLYDTKTEGGKGTLKQADREKSLQALMTTNLLKRLESSVHAFRKTLGALSGNIGRTLDAIAQFEASGGAATVEDLDIDLEAVADEDDDFADFSVGKKIKIDLADMDVTAWKQELSVDKIIIDGLIAEMEKVTPEDDAKLQHLIAEIAGKMANPLNPGNSKVVVFTAYADTANYLFDQLAPHFADAQNIHSGIVTGSGNPRTTLKKYYDFQSVLTLFAPRAKEKDKIMPDDPAELDILIGTDCISEGQNLQDCDYLINYDIHWNPVRIVQRFGRIDRIGSPNTQIQLSNYWPDISLDEYINLKERVENRMHIVDMAGTGEDNVLTSKSSDVAYRKDQLQRLQNEVIELEDVKTGISITDLGLNDFRMDLLNYLKTHDDLPRMPHGLHTVIPSDPKRGLHPGVIFTLRNIHDSVNVGQQNRLHPYYLIYIGQDGQIIADQTQVKRLLDLIRSGCKGVTQPIRDLCTAFNAETQDGRKMGTYSNLLNDAIRSMIEVKEERDIDSLFSGGHTTALTQTIAGLEDFELIAFIVVRDP; encoded by the coding sequence TTGCGGATTGTCGACAACACAACCACGCTGCTGGGAGATGATCTGAAAAGCGAGCTGTCCGGCGCGTCGAAATTTCGGGTCGCCGCCGCGTGCTTCTCTATTTACGCATTCGATGCCCTGAAAACGGAATTGAGTGAACTAAAAGAGTTCGAGTTCATTTTTACCACACCGACGTTTACCCCAAACGGTGCGATCGACCGCATCAAGAAGGAGAAGCGTGAGTTTTTCATTCCCAAAGGGCGAGCGGCAGAAACGCTTTCAGGCAGCGAGTTTGAGATTCAGCTTCGGAACAAGATGACTCAACGGGCGGTCGCGCGGGAATGTGCCGACTGGATCCGCAAAAAGGCGCGCTTCAAGTCGAACGTCACATCAGCACCGATGCAGCAGTTCGGACATGTGCAGCGGTCCGAGACCGGTGCGGCCTATATGCCGCTGTCAGGGTTTACCGCTGTTGACCTCGGGTATCAGCGCGGGGATGCGGTCTCAAGCTACACACAGGTCATGGATGAGCCCCAGTTTGCGCAGACCTACCTGAACCTCTTTGACCAGATCTGGAATGATGAGGAAAAGCTGCGAGATGTCACGGCCGAAGTCCTTGAGCACATCGAGTCCGTGTACCAGGAGAATCCTGCCGAACGGGTCTACTTCATGATTCTGTTCAACCTGTTCAGCGACTTCCTGAGCGAGATCGATGAGGACGTTCTGCCTAAGGATCGAACCGGTTATCTTGAAAGTCTTGTTTGGCAGAAGCTCTTCAATTTCCAGCGAGATGCCGCCGTCGGCGTTATCAACAAGCTGGAAACTTATAACGGGTGCATTCTGGCCGACAGTGTGGGGCTGGGCAAAACCTTCACGGCTCTGGCGGTGGTGAAGTATTACGAACTGCGCAACAAGGACGTTCTGGTCCTGTGCCCGAAAAAGCTAGCAGACAACTGGCGCAACTATAATGCAAACCTGACCACCAACATTTTCGCCAAGGACCGGTTTCGATACGACGTGTTGTGCCATACGGACCTTTCACGAACGTCTGGCGAGTCATTCGGGATGCGGCTCGATCGTGTGAACTGGGGCAATTACGATCTGGTCGTCATCGATGAATCCCACAACTTCCGGAACAACGATGTCTACAAGGACCGCGAAACCCGTTACCAACGTCTGATGAACCAGGTGATCAAGGCCGGGGTCAAGACCAAGGTCCTGATGTTGTCGGCGACGCCGGTTAACAATCGTTTCACAGATCTGAGAAACCAACTGGCGCTTGCCTATGAAGGGCATTCAGATGCCCTGAGCAAGAACCTGAAAACCAAGACCAGCGTGGAAGAGATATTTCGTCGCGCGCAGACTGCGTTTAACGTCTGGTCCAACTTACCCCCGGATCAAAGGACGCCAGCCTCCATCCTAAGGGCACTGGATTTCGATTTCTTCGAGCTGCTCGATGCGGTGACGATCGCGCGATCCCGCAAGCATATCGAAACCTTCTACGACACGGCGGACATCGGCAAGTTTCCAACGCGACTGAAGCCGTTGTCACATCATCTGCCGATCACGCACCGTGACGACGTCATCGGCTTCAATGAGATATTCGCCCAGCTGAGCGACCTGAAAATGGCCGTCTATGCACCGGTCAACTATATCCAGCCCAGTCGTTTGAAAAAATATGAAGACCTCTATGACACCAAGACGGAGGGCGGCAAAGGCACGCTGAAACAGGCTGACCGCGAGAAGAGCCTGCAAGCCTTGATGACGACCAACCTGCTCAAGCGGTTGGAAAGCTCTGTCCATGCATTCCGCAAGACCCTTGGCGCGCTGTCCGGCAATATCGGCCGGACGCTGGATGCCATTGCCCAGTTCGAGGCTTCCGGCGGTGCAGCGACGGTCGAGGATTTGGACATCGACCTGGAAGCTGTTGCGGACGAGGATGACGACTTCGCCGATTTCTCTGTAGGTAAGAAGATCAAGATTGATCTGGCAGATATGGACGTCACGGCCTGGAAGCAGGAGTTGTCGGTCGACAAGATCATCATCGATGGCCTGATTGCCGAGATGGAGAAGGTCACGCCCGAAGACGACGCGAAGCTTCAGCATCTAATTGCCGAGATCGCCGGAAAGATGGCCAACCCTCTGAACCCCGGCAACAGCAAGGTGGTCGTTTTCACCGCCTATGCCGATACCGCGAACTACCTGTTCGATCAGCTCGCGCCACATTTCGCCGATGCACAGAACATTCACAGCGGCATTGTCACCGGATCGGGCAATCCGCGAACCACGCTCAAGAAATACTATGACTTCCAATCCGTCCTGACGCTCTTTGCCCCCCGCGCCAAGGAGAAGGACAAGATCATGCCCGATGATCCGGCTGAGCTGGACATCCTGATCGGCACCGACTGCATATCCGAGGGACAGAACCTTCAGGATTGCGACTACCTGATCAACTATGACATCCACTGGAATCCTGTTCGCATCGTCCAGCGGTTCGGCCGGATCGACCGCATCGGCTCGCCCAACACCCAGATCCAGCTGTCCAACTACTGGCCCGACATCAGCCTGGACGAATACATCAACCTCAAGGAACGCGTCGAGAACCGGATGCATATCGTCGACATGGCGGGCACCGGCGAGGATAACGTGCTCACCTCCAAAAGCTCGGACGTCGCCTACCGCAAGGACCAACTTCAGCGCCTTCAGAACGAGGTGATCGAGCTTGAGGACGTGAAGACCGGCATTTCCATCACCGACCTGGGCCTGAACGACTTCCGGATGGACCTGCTCAACTACCTCAAGACCCATGATGACCTGCCGCGCATGCCGCATGGGTTGCACACGGTCATCCCGTCGGACCCCAAGCGCGGCCTGCACCCCGGCGTGATCTTCACGCTGCGCAACATCCATGACAGCGTGAACGTGGGCCAGCAGAACCGCCTGCATCCTTATTACCTGATCTATATCGGTCAGGACGGCCAGATCATCGCGGACCAGACACAGGTCAAACGCCTGCTTGATCTGATCCGGTCGGGCTGCAAGGGCGTCACACAGCCCATTCGCGACTTGTGCACAGCCTTCAACGCGGAAACGCAGGACGGGCGCAAGATGGGCACCTACTCAAACCTGCTCAACGACGCCATCCGCTCGATGATCGAGGTCAAGGAGGAACGTGACATCGACAGCCTGTTCTCGGGCGGGCATACCACGGCGCTGACCCAGACCATCGCGGGGCTGGAGGATTTCGAACTCATCGCCTTCATCGTGGTGCGCGACCCATGA